The Elusimicrobiota bacterium sequence CCCGGTCCGTCTGCCCCGCACCAACGGCAAATACCTGGCCCGCCCAAACCGCCACAGAGTCTTTTTTGACACACCCAACATTTGGGCCCCCTTTCTTAAACTGAACCAATCCCTCCTTGGAGTCTGCCCCGCTTTTCTGGTGATGTTCCTTTGGAAGTTGGTCATGGTTATTCTTCCTTACCCCGCCGATTCACAGCACCCCCCAACAGCATAAAAACCTCCTTATCCATTATTTGACCACCTCATCAACTCAAAACCCTATGGAACGGCGAATTTGAGCTGGTGGCGGGGGGTGGGTTTCGCGCCTAAAATGCCGCCATCGGTTCACCACCTCAGCAAGCGAAAACCTAGACCCCTTGATCTGATGAGGTGGTGGCCGGGAAGTAGCAGGTCACCAGATTTCCCCGATCCCCCATCTTTCGTTTCTCCGATCGGATTTTCTTTCCGTCCTCCAACAACTTCGCGTAAGCCCGGATGGTGTTCTCTGAAAGGCCGGTGGCTTCTTTGAGCCCCTTCGTGGTATGTCTTTCCAAGTCCCCCCCTTGCGCGGCGTCCTCCACCGCACGAAGAATCTTGCTCAGCCGTTCCGCCTGGCTAAATTCTCCAGCGTCCCCGGCGAACACGACCCGGACCCCAACCTTATCCTCCCCATCCGTCACGTCCTCCAACAGGTAGAGGAAGGGGTCCTGGGGCGCGTTTTTGGATTCATGCTCCACTTTGATATGTTTCCCGGCCTTGCCGGTCAGATAGAGAGAGTTTTCCGACCACCCGCTTAGGACAGAGGACCCCCGCATCCGCTGGTTTGCCCGGCTGGATTTTCCCTCCCCCCCGGACTTTCGGAAGTGGTGAACGATCAGCACACTGCATCGGCACGCCCGGCGGAACCCTTCCACCGCGTTCATGACTTCCGTCATCTGTTGCTGTGAGTTTTCTTCCTTGGTGTGGAGCTTGTTAAAAACGTCCATGATCACGATGTCCGGCCCAAAGGTCGCCAGTTCATGGTGGAGTGCGGCCTGCCACTCCGGGACGTCGATCTTAAATCCCACGCGAATAGAACAACGGCAAAGAACGTCGTCAATCTCCGCCACGCCCCGGCCCGCCATCAGGTGTTTGATCCTTTTTCGGACCATGGCCGCGCCGTCCTCCTCTTGGATGTAGAGAACCTTCCGCTTCTGCGCGACCTCAAAATGACCCATGAACGGTGTCCCGCTCGCCAAAGCCACAAGCAAATCCAGACCAAGCCAAGATTTGGATAGTTTGGGCTCCCCCGCGATGAATCCGATCATCCCCTTTTCCAACAGGTCCTTCACCAGCCAATCCGTTTCTGGCTCCGGGCCATTCAGTAGCTCGCCGATGGGTTTGGTAAATATTTTTGGGGCTGGCGTGACCGCCGGGGGATGGTTCACGGCCTCCCGGTGGGCAATGGAGTTCACCACACGGACCAATTCGTCATGCGCGAGCGGGGGATCATTCTTTTCGTTCCAAACGGAAAGCAGGGCAATCACTTCCGCTCGCGCGTGGCCTTTCGCCAGGAGCCGACCCGCCAACCGCGCGGCCGTGGCGTTCCGTCTCCCCTGTTCTACGCCGTTCAACAAGTCCACATATTCTGTCGCCCTGAGCGGCAGGAGGGCAGGATGGGGAGCGAGTCCGTTGCTCATAACAGGCATGGCGGTGGGCACAACCATATCCCTCAACCAATTCGGCATATCCGCCAGAGGCGTGTCTTCGGGAGAGAGAGGGAACGGCCACTCGTAGATCGTGCCGTTTTCATGGATGGACGGAGGGGCAACGACATAGGCACCGTCGCCTCGAATGTCCAGGCCGGGGAGTATCCCAGGCGGGCTACCCACCACACCCCCGGGGTGGCGGTAGTAGTAATGAAATCCTTTCCCCGTTTTGACGGAAACCGTAATTGGGAGCTCTTTTCCAACAATGGAGGCCCGCCCCACAGGGCCGTCCACGTCCAAGACCACCAACCCAGAAACCCCGCCGGTCACCACCGCCACGTTGGCGTCGGGCCACGTTTCCCACCAACAATGAATCTCCTCCGCCGTCGCCCGTCGCGTTTGGAACTCTTTCCATGAAGGGATCAACGGCCGTTTTCCTCCCGGCAGAACTGGGATTACACCCCACCCAAGAAGGTCATACCGCAACGCGGCCAGGAGGCCCTTGTTTTCCGTCATCTCATTTCCCAAGTAATCGGCGGCGGTTGCCCACCGCGAGAGGAGGTCAAGCCTCCTCGTCCTCTTTTTCGTTCACCGGGTCCAGTTCAGCCAACAACTCGCCGATCTCGTCCCGCTCATCCAACCCCAGGGATGAGCACGCCTTGCGAATGGCCTTCGCCAACTCCCTGGGTTTTACTTCGACTCTCATGGGAGCCTCCTTGAAGAATGTGCGCCGTTCAACTGGCGTCGTCACATTTCAGCAGAGGTAGCGGGGTCTGGGGAGGTATGAAAAATGGGAAGATAATTGCCGCCAACAAACTTCGAACCCTGGAGTTTTCAGGGCTCAGCGGAAAAACTTATGGGAGTAGTGGGAGAGCCTTTGGGCTCAGAATTCGCCAATCGTAGGAAATCGGTGGGATAAGACTTCGATACCGCTCTTTCTTTATGAATTCCTTCGCCTTCTTAATCGCATAGCGGACCCGTTGCCCGGCCGCAGAAGGGGTGCCTTCCCAGCGAGCCTTGCGAAATTTCTTAGCCTCGTATTTTCCAAAGAACTTCGCTACGACTTCGGCCATCGACATCCCTTTGATGTGGCGGGCCTCAAAATATCGGAACCCCTCGTTTAAAACGTTGAAAGTTTTACCCGGAAAGGAATCGAAACTAGTCCCAAAAATCTTTCTCAGTTTGCGTTCAATTCGGATCCGTGTCGCCTGAGGATGAAGGCTCAAAACAACGAGGTCCTCGGCCAAACGGTGCCTGACGATTTCCCTCCTGGGCGAGTCCCCTTTTTGTGGACCGGCTTTCAGAAAGTTCGCCACGTTCAAGAGCGCCTCCGTTGGAGTCATCATGCGATGCAACCAAAGGACATTTCGTCCCTCTTTGCGTTCCCGTTGATCAAACCGCCGCGCCACGGCCAGTGGATCATCTCCTCGAATTGTCCGGGACAAAATTGGGTCATAAGGACAGTGGTGGTAGACAAATCCTGCCCTCTCAGGATTGAATGATATTGACGTGGCCGCGAGATGGCCAACAAGAGCCTCTTTGCATCGGGAGGGCGAGCGGGAGAGGGACTTACAGAAAGACCCGCACTTTATAAAACAAGGTTTCAAAGAATCGCCATTTGGCAATGGCCTGGTTGAATTGGGGTCCGGAAGAACGTTCGCGTCCATCCCCCATTTCGCGGCAATTTTCGAGAGCCACTGCTGGGAAGGATTATTCGCGTCCTTTGGGTGGTCCTGACAATAGCGACGGTGGGGGAGGCTTTCCTGCCAATCTTTTCTATAAGCCGCGTTCAACCGGAGCCCATTCCACGCCGTCGAAACACGGACATACCCGAACCGGAAACAATCAAATCTCGTCATTCTCGCCAAAACAACCCCCTGGGCGCGTTATTGGAGAGGACGGCAGACCGAAAAAACAACATCGTTCCACCATTGTTTTTCCCGAATGGTTGCATTTCAAAAATCTTTTCCCGTCGATATCCCATCGACACAATTTGTTTACCGACAGTTTTTCCCGCCGTCCACTCTTACGACAGTTTCTTACGACAATTCCTTTAAAAACAGGGGGCCCGCTGGAACCAAATAACGGGGCAATGGGTTTAAAACCGCGCCAAAAGGCCGACGTCGAATTTTTATAGCGTGGGGGCATCCTAACTTCAAAGAAGGCGAAAAAGGGCAACGTCGGCCTTTGTTGTGCGTTTGGCGGGGTGTTAATCAATAACCACGGCCCCTACATTATCGGGGCCCGGAATTGTATAGCCCAGCCTGGGATGTTTTTGCGTGACTTGTAGGGGCTCGAACCCAGCAACACATCTTTTCTTCGCCCAGGCCCGCGAAAGCAAGGGGCGTTCCGTTTTTCTAAACTGGTCTTGCGTGGTCTCCCCCAGTTCCACGGCTTTCATGATTTCCTGAAGAAAATCCCCCGATCCCACGATCGCGTCAACTAAGTTATTAGATTATCAACGTTCCCAAAAGTTTCCCACAGTTTTGTATCAAAAAAAATCGCGCCATAAACGGACTTCCACCAAGCCGCGAATATCTGCCCAGCCTATGACTTGATCTTTTTTCTGATCAACGAATACGAATAAGGCCTCAACACTGATGGGGTTGGCGAATGCCCGGTCTTCCTCGATCAGGTAAGAATAGACCTTTACACTGCCGTCGATGGGGAGCCTCTCATCAATCAGGTCTTTCGGGTATATAGATTCGTAAAGGTTATCGTTATGGATTGTGGCGCGTGTCTCAGGCTCACTCTGGCCGGGCCAAAGTTGAACAATTTGTTCTTTCAAAAACTTTTCACCTCTCATCACGTGATCAAGCTCTGCCTTACTCATTCCAATTCTCAGTTTGGACGTTACCTTTGCAACGTCCATGCGTTGGCAACCAACGGTTACCAACGCAGCCAGACAAGCCAGAACTCCCGTGGAGAAGAGTCTCATGGTTTTCGCCCTAAGCGCAACTGGCGGCGGAGCATATCAACGGTCTTGTCTTCGTAGATATCGCCGTGGTTATTGATCCCTATCCCGTAGGGGTTGCGCCAGGCATCGGTGGCATCGATGGCCTTGAAATCCGGATGGCGAACTACGCCAGAGGGACCCGTGTAGCCAAGCGCATAATCAAATTGGGTGGCGAAGTACGAAAGGCCGAAGACCACTTCCTGCCGTCTAGAATAGACGACCGTGAGGTGCTCTATATTCCGGATCGCTTTCTCGTACTTGCCGCCAGGGGTGATGTCGTGGTCATTGATTGCGGGAACAAAGAGAACCACGCTGTTGAATTTCATCCCTTTTGCGGCTTGATCCAAGATCACTCGAGCCCCCAAGCTATGTGTCGTCGCGTTAATTTGGATGTCATGGTTATATGTCCTCGCAAGGCCCATCAACTGCCAAAGGCCGTCCGAAGACATATCGGCGGATGCCTTGGCGCGTGCAAAAAAAGCGACGCTGGACAGTGGATTGTTACCAAGGTCACCAGACCAAGAAACTCCCACATTCATTCGGCGGTGCCCAATTGCTTTTAATCCCTTGACGAATTGAGATCTCATGTCCAACGATTTTTTGCTTCCTACATTGTAGCCGTGAATGTAGAGGTCTAAAGCGTTCGATTTCTTTAGGGCGCTTTCAAACTCCGCGGGTTCTCCATTGAACATTAAGACGACCTGGGAGGCGCTTTCACCTTTCTCCATTCTAATTGAGGGAGCAGAGGGCGTAATTCCGAAGCCTGGGATTACGCGAAAGCTATGGCGCATTTCAAAGATAGCCGACGGGGGATTTTCCGGCCTGTCAGGCACTCTTGCAGAATAGAATTCCATCCCGTCACGCGCAGAAAGCGCTTTTTTACTCAGAGGATCGACGATTCGGTCGAATCCTGGAATTGGTTCCTCATTCACCCGCCCGCCAAAGGTCATGATTACCGCATCGTATACGGCGGAAGCGCTCTCACCCATAAAATCCCCCACGACCCGCGCATCGTTAGGATAGTCCACCACATAGGCTTTGGCGTTTAGCGCTGCGCTTTGCGTGATATTGGTTGCCCAGGAAACCGCGCCATTTGCCGCATCAATGATATCGTTTTTCAAGGCGATCTCAGCTTTCACGGTGCGCGCCGCCGCGTGCCGCGCGGTGGCCATGGCTCGGTCCGCCGTCTGCCCGGCCAGGGCTTTCGTTTCATTCCAAATGGTCCCTACCCTGGACGTCACGGCAGTGAAGGATCCTTTTACCCTCGCGCCCGTTCGCATCCAGATTCCTCGTTGCGAATCAACGTCGTGATCCTCATCTGCCACTGGGGAAATGTTGATCTGTGTCGTTTGAACCGGCACGGGTGGAACAACGACAGGGCCCTCTCCGGACTGAACGTTGCCGTCGCCCATCAATGTGGCCATGGCAATCACCATACCACCAACGACCACGGACCCTTTGGACGGCCCAGTGGGGTTCTCTTTTCCACTGCTAGAATCCTTGGGAGCACGTGAATCTCTGGCGCCGAAATCGAGAATGGGCGGGGTGTCAGGGACATCTACGGCCCTACGGTCATCCGGGAGGACCTCCCCGACACGGAAGGTAATCTCCGAAGGTCCGGCGCGAGTGGGATCGAAAGCTTTGTCGATGCGGCCTACGAATTCTTGGAATTGGCCTGTTTTGGAGAAGAGCATGCCAGTTTGAATGTCTTCGGCCCAGAATTCGACCATCGTGTTGCCATTGCCGTCTTTCACGAAAGAGTTGACCCTCTCGGCGGAATTCATGATCTCCTGGGCCACTCTTCGGCCTTCGGCGTTGAGGACAGCGGGGGACATGCTGGCGTCGTTGGGTTTCGCCAGGTTGTTGGCCAGTTTATAGCGGGCTATGCCTTCGCCGGCGGCAATCAATCCGTTTTGTCCGACAGGGGATTCAAGGCTCACTTTGACGATGGAGTCGCCGCCGTGTTGGCCTTTGCTGAAAACTTGGGTGTTGGCGCCTTGGTAATACCTGGAGATAAAGGCGGGAGGAGTTCCCGGGGCTTCGGGAGAAATCTTGCCGGTGGGAGTCACTCCGTTCGGGGCGAAAGTTCGGCCAAGGGGTGGTCCGTCCGTCGGGGCGGCGGGTGGGACGGTGTCTTTTTTTCCGAAGAATGACTCTTTGAAGTTTCGGAGCGCCTGTTTGAAAGAAACCCCCTCCGTTAAAATAGCCCCTCGTTGATTGCTGAGAACGCCCTCCCTTTTGCCCTGAGTTTTGAAAAGGAATCCCGATTTTTGAGGGTCATCGTCTCCCACTAACCATTGTCGAATGGAATTCTTGAGGTCTCGTTTTATCGTTGATTTGATTTCAGCCGCAATGTAGCCTTGGACTTCAACGGACAGCGAGGGGGCAACGTCCCGGATTTTCTCAAAGAAGGATGTCCGGCTCAACACGGGCTTGCCGTTGATGGCGGCATGGGAAGACAACAAACGGACAGCATCACGGTAGTCGTTGAATTGGACCCCACCGGCAGACACTTCTTTGCCGCCCATGGCAACTTGGCGAAGTGTCATGATAGGTCGGCCCTCGGCATGGGTGGCTACATCAAAGAGCGTAATTTCCGGTTTGGCGCCGACTTTATTCGACAAACGAATGGCGACAACATAGTCGGACTGCAGAGCCTTGCCCAACCGGGAGAAGGCGGAGAGAGGTGTTTTTTCAGCGGCAACGACAAAAAGCGTCGCTGGGCTGTCAGCGGTGGCGGGGAGCAATTCGTAATTGCCCGTTTTTCGTAGTGTCGCCTTGTCCCAAAGAATGCCGGCTCTTGCCAAAAGCCCCGTCGGCTCGTAAACCGGGCGGTCTGGAATTGCCCGTGCGGTCATCTCGACCGCAGACTTTTTGGAAGGGGAACGCTTCGTTACAGCCGAATCAAGTGCAAGGCGATTCTCCCGAAGCGCGACACGCTTCTTTTCGACATCTACACTTGCGCGCCTAAAGTCCTCGCTTCGCGCTTTAAATCCTCCAGCTTTTTCGAGTAGTCCGGATCGGATTGACTCAAAGCGAGAAATTTGTTTTTTAATTCCAACAATCTCGATACCTCGGAGTCTAACCTCTTCCCCTCGGAGTCTAACCTCTTCCCTAAGTGACTGTTTTCCGCCAACAACTCGTCCGATTTCTTCAATAAACGCTGGAAGTCCGGCCCCATTTCCTTGAGCCGTCGTTCCGTCTCCGCGAAGGAGTCCCTCGCCTGGGCGAAGCCCTTTTGCTGGGCCTGCAATTTCTTGATTTCCTCGTCGTCCCGTCCCACTCCCTCCCGCAATTCCTTCTGGAATTCCTGCATTTCTTCCGGGGTTAGCGGACGGGACTCGACCGAAGAACCGGCCGATTCTTTCTCCGAGGGAGGTAAACCACCCTCCTTTTTGCCGAACAGTCGTTTGAAGAACCCCACCAGACTCACCTCCTCGAGTTTGCTCAATTAGAACAAGATCCTGCTTTAACTTTGCCAATTCTAATTCTTTCACAGCAAGGACGTTTTCTTTCTGCGCCTTCACGTTGCCCACAGCTTCGGCCGCCTTTTCATAACGGGCGGAAATCGCCTTTTTCGTCCCAACAAGAAGATCCAACTCGATCCTGTCGTTTAGCAAGATTTTTTCACGCGCAGCAAATTCAGCTTTTACATTTGACGCCTCGGTCTTGTTCAACCATTTTCCATATTTAGCCACATCGGCAGGCTTCATTGCCGCCAATAGCTCGGGATCGACATTGGGCTTAAACTCGACACGGTTCTTGATCCAGGTTTTTTCGTATTTGCCCGCCGCTTTTTTGAAGAGAGCCAAGGCTTCAGCACTGTGGATGTTAACGGAATAAGTCTTTCCGGCCTCAAACTTGCCTTTAACGAAATCTTGGGCCAGCTCCATGTCCCGGCCTCGATACCGGCTCACCATTCCCATACTCACGCCGCCCACAAAGCTTCCCGCGCTCCTTCCCAGGGATTCCGCTGTCATACTGTTCAGGCCCACCGCTTTGGCACCTTTTTCAACCGCCCAGGCAGTTGTGTGGTCTGCACCCATTCCCATCAGCATGCCTTCAGTCAAAGACAAAGTTGCGGCCCCTTGTTGGGTTGCGGTTATCCTGGCTTTCTCCGCAAAGGTAAGCCCTCGTTTGGCGTCTACAGCAACTTTTTCAACTTTTGCCGCGTAGTTGGCTGCGCCCCGCTCCGCCCGATAGGTGAGTGTTTTCGGCAACTTGCCCGCTGTCATGACCGCCGCGGCCTCAGCCAGCGGCGTCCATTTCACAAAACCCAGTCCGCCCTTTGCGCCTTGGACAAAAACGGACCCTGCCTTGCTCCATCCGATCCAACCGCGCTCCTTGGTTGTGACGGTGCGCCCCAACATATCAACGCCCTTAAATATTTCTTGCCCGGACACCGCGGCCTTGAACTGTTCTATTCCAACGCTCAGAAGACCGCCGAATCCGCCCAGGTTCCTCGCTGTTTTGAGGAATACCTGCCTGTTCCCGAGGGCGCTTAACGCCTCCAGAGATTTAGATAGCCCTTTCGCCATAATCCCGGTTTTTGACGCGATGTTCGCCGCCGCCGTCGCCACCTTGGCGGACCGCAACATGACCGAGCCAACGCCCCAGGTCAGCGCCAACTCCGCCGTCAAGCCCATGACTTCTCCCACCATTTGTTCGGTCTTAAGGCGACCATCCAGAAAATCAATATGACCAGACACCCATTCCTTGCCGAATTTACCACCCAACAGAGTGTCTTTGACTACTTGAGCCGCTTTTGGTAAATCGCCCATCCCAAGCCCAGCCATTCTTGCCCAGAAACCATCGAGATGTTTTGACACTCCTCCAATAAGGAGAGCGGTCGACACTTTAACATCGCTGATTCGTTCGCCAAGGTCAAAGGCCTTCTGCATTCCACCGACTTGATCGAACAGATCACTGGCCCGCGCCATGAGGGATTCGACCTTGCCCCACGCTTCTGTGGTGGCGAGGTTGCCAGCCGCAAGGAGTTCAGACGCTGCCTTTTTTATCCCCAGCGCACCATAAGGGCCCGATTGCAGGGACGAAATTCCATTCCGGATTATCTGTTTTTCAGAATCGGTGAAGCGCAGTCCTTCCAACCGTTGTTCGAAATCCACCGACCCATTGATGATCCGAACGCGGAGAAGGTCCATCTGTCCATGGATCTGATTCACCCGGATAGCCCCTACAAGGGCGTTGAATCGGTTTTGCAATTTCTCCGTCCAGGCGCCC is a genomic window containing:
- a CDS encoding bifunctional DNA primase/polymerase, which gives rise to MTENKGLLAALRYDLLGWGVIPVLPGGKRPLIPSWKEFQTRRATAEEIHCWWETWPDANVAVVTGGVSGLVVLDVDGPVGRASIVGKELPITVSVKTGKGFHYYYRHPGGVVGSPPGILPGLDIRGDGAYVVAPPSIHENGTIYEWPFPLSPEDTPLADMPNWLRDMVVPTAMPVMSNGLAPHPALLPLRATEYVDLLNGVEQGRRNATAARLAGRLLAKGHARAEVIALLSVWNEKNDPPLAHDELVRVVNSIAHREAVNHPPAVTPAPKIFTKPIGELLNGPEPETDWLVKDLLEKGMIGFIAGEPKLSKSWLGLDLLVALASGTPFMGHFEVAQKRKVLYIQEEDGAAMVRKRIKHLMAGRGVAEIDDVLCRCSIRVGFKIDVPEWQAALHHELATFGPDIVIMDVFNKLHTKEENSQQQMTEVMNAVEGFRRACRCSVLIVHHFRKSGGEGKSSRANQRMRGSSVLSGWSENSLYLTGKAGKHIKVEHESKNAPQDPFLYLLEDVTDGEDKVGVRVVFAGDAGEFSQAERLSKILRAVEDAAQGGDLERHTTKGLKEATGLSENTIRAYAKLLEDGKKIRSEKRKMGDRGNLVTCYFPATTSSDQGV
- a CDS encoding RHS repeat protein, coding for MGLVRNGGWNKGWSPVFRPELFKNYLAANGENLVERLGSYGLTRADITGIKGATYDINGRSESTPGIVVNLAWDKEGTLIKNEANPATTTNLQFDGLNRPILQTRTTTEGQVNRETTSLIAYGADGRVATQTNRVTETGAINRAYSQEVSYTYDAQGRAVGQTTRTYQDTSAPLKNSYTQWTATKFNDQGQAEDFETKSWDNTSVEKSVEKTTGAKYDNAGNVVWADGKETFREVEDENATAARTLLYTDRNVGTTYDLNGRMTRTDSTRYWGAALAALAGGQKYEQTYDGGGVQGLSEDWTSGQAQMTTTYGYDAGSGLLSSMKVTADGTGVHANGEVQAMGIHLTYHQSAIRYDSVGRVTGYHQSVTQVEHYEYVKQTQKGLKRKNSKKSATESVTTETDVQVLEYDGFGRQVHTITTSQRNDRNKVWTQTDTRVKSFDDQGRALDVERKTQSKATVEKGGHGLAKSLAKAFNSIPLLNVVLVVMPVMAAFVASGSLGGQAIHSYSHTVSQNQYTANGTLDEEATKAKTTTLEERSYQQGLNYGDKVMQAVDVSVAVLAVVGAVVLAIIPGTQALAAACIAVAVGTYQTLRRGISTHDLGMFGQNKDRGEARQNAMSFYSATAGAVVAGAGAWMAGTGTLSTTVNGVTTLTGGGRFLLMGMQVGGQMAAASAGGADGKTLWTVGALSTITGLMSGGVGLADSGGTMTATQGALTIAGSLVSTLGLTYGDQKQGTTWLTLGSVLTGAGNGGQGAAASALKTYGVQMYSKSNDGSGGMDQDRLNRGLVTQAVAELAGGAVALGENKYRAVQEARAAWALGLSVEEYRKALPTPKMTVKTFMKGLLEGLASPIRALAGLGMNLRDPVTLADSRAGRISQVDAIGISADDDLSDIFVDYDTESAFPGMRSFGTDIGGFESSLYSTGLADFLSPIDLDYIPGVGALSGTRLLGPSRVGTPEAFQSVVSLDASQKQFDILATEFDSQKQGLELTLKKQADTGTALIDKQAFHDMAMSEIDQRLTEMNKTGLVNAIKDGNVSEMLNSIPGVEDLKSLISGRIANLDVGTVAKAPLKALELLLGPAGTEMDRAGQLATLYVLKDLMTSFNGRIGKEKAALEREGKAVKAAEVSFKAAEAAFGELKTLFTQGAWTEKLQNRFNALVGAIRVNQIHGQMDLLRVRIINGSVDFEQRLEGLRFTDSEKQIIRNGISSLQSGPYGALGIKKAASELLAAGNLATTEAWGKVESLMARASDLFDQVGGMQKAFDLGERISDVKVSTALLIGGVSKHLDGFWARMAGLGMGDLPKAAQVVKDTLLGGKFGKEWVSGHIDFLDGRLKTEQMVGEVMGLTAELALTWGVGSVMLRSAKVATAAANIASKTGIMAKGLSKSLEALSALGNRQVFLKTARNLGGFGGLLSVGIEQFKAAVSGQEIFKGVDMLGRTVTTKERGWIGWSKAGSVFVQGAKGGLGFVKWTPLAEAAAVMTAGKLPKTLTYRAERGAANYAAKVEKVAVDAKRGLTFAEKARITATQQGAATLSLTEGMLMGMGADHTTAWAVEKGAKAVGLNSMTAESLGRSAGSFVGGVSMGMVSRYRGRDMELAQDFVKGKFEAGKTYSVNIHSAEALALFKKAAGKYEKTWIKNRVEFKPNVDPELLAAMKPADVAKYGKWLNKTEASNVKAEFAAREKILLNDRIELDLLVGTKKAISARYEKAAEAVGNVKAQKENVLAVKELELAKLKQDLVLIEQTRGGESGGVLQTTVRQKGGWFTSLGERIGRFFGRVPSANPGRNAGIPEGIAGGSGTGRRGNQEIAGPAKGLRPGEGLLRGDGTTAQGNGAGLPAFIEEIGRVVGGKQSLREEVRLRGEEVRLRGIEIVGIKKQISRFESIRSGLLEKAGGFKARSEDFRRASVDVEKKRVALRENRLALDSAVTKRSPSKKSAVEMTARAIPDRPVYEPTGLLARAGILWDKATLRKTGNYELLPATADSPATLFVVAAEKTPLSAFSRLGKALQSDYVVAIRLSNKVGAKPEITLFDVATHAEGRPIMTLRQVAMGGKEVSAGGVQFNDYRDAVRLLSSHAAINGKPVLSRTSFFEKIRDVAPSLSVEVQGYIAAEIKSTIKRDLKNSIRQWLVGDDDPQKSGFLFKTQGKREGVLSNQRGAILTEGVSFKQALRNFKESFFGKKDTVPPAAPTDGPPLGRTFAPNGVTPTGKISPEAPGTPPAFISRYYQGANTQVFSKGQHGGDSIVKVSLESPVGQNGLIAAGEGIARYKLANNLAKPNDASMSPAVLNAEGRRVAQEIMNSAERVNSFVKDGNGNTMVEFWAEDIQTGMLFSKTGQFQEFVGRIDKAFDPTRAGPSEITFRVGEVLPDDRRAVDVPDTPPILDFGARDSRAPKDSSSGKENPTGPSKGSVVVGGMVIAMATLMGDGNVQSGEGPVVVPPVPVQTTQINISPVADEDHDVDSQRGIWMRTGARVKGSFTAVTSRVGTIWNETKALAGQTADRAMATARHAAARTVKAEIALKNDIIDAANGAVSWATNITQSAALNAKAYVVDYPNDARVVGDFMGESASAVYDAVIMTFGGRVNEEPIPGFDRIVDPLSKKALSARDGMEFYSARVPDRPENPPSAIFEMRHSFRVIPGFGITPSAPSIRMEKGESASQVVLMFNGEPAEFESALKKSNALDLYIHGYNVGSKKSLDMRSQFVKGLKAIGHRRMNVGVSWSGDLGNNPLSSVAFFARAKASADMSSDGLWQLMGLARTYNHDIQINATTHSLGARVILDQAAKGMKFNSVVLFVPAINDHDITPGGKYEKAIRNIEHLTVVYSRRQEVVFGLSYFATQFDYALGYTGPSGVVRHPDFKAIDATDAWRNPYGIGINNHGDIYEDKTVDMLRRQLRLGRKP